In the Spirochaeta lutea genome, one interval contains:
- a CDS encoding fibronectin type III domain-containing protein translates to MKREPLLLVITMVLLVGLQAGAQTETGSTRSIDDQTRVFAPFVSKLRVGIRDPQVRLTWQDIPDVTTTYRVYRHTQEIQDSTFPQAEYLETVEPGVQTYIDTPPENGTYYYAVLAESPQGQPYELFIPFRNKSITPITIASYAAPEPESAPVPEIVQEPETPEEQPEPPAEPEAPPKPSLAAAPSDQMPAITLEFSHPETGQLAIYRSTSPITSLEVMSESALLVDTVQAQDERYLDYGVPGIPYYYAVVNTQDLQQGTIAFVPGETIITQPVTIPLGTRISGLSLASADPVREQGLPILNPRQSFLTGGDFTDPAAILMPLAEPLAISPATRDAMTSMLQAYKPNPTRPLEPLILPEDLQVQPEQSKGLDRVLATVLDHYFRQRDWQEAESLLTNLLTLPLEQDKRTKALFYRAQARYFQGNLQVSILDFLLVRDDLYLESSAFIDSALMTLSES, encoded by the coding sequence ATGAAGCGGGAACCTCTCCTATTAGTAATTACCATGGTGCTCTTGGTTGGTCTGCAGGCCGGTGCCCAGACCGAAACGGGCAGCACCCGAAGCATAGACGACCAAACCAGGGTCTTCGCACCCTTCGTAAGTAAACTTCGGGTGGGCATCCGGGATCCTCAGGTTCGGCTGACATGGCAGGATATTCCTGATGTTACCACCACCTATCGAGTGTACCGTCATACCCAGGAAATTCAGGATTCCACCTTCCCTCAAGCAGAATATTTAGAAACCGTTGAACCGGGGGTTCAGACCTACATTGACACCCCACCGGAAAACGGCACCTACTACTATGCGGTTCTGGCTGAATCGCCCCAGGGCCAGCCCTACGAGCTGTTCATCCCCTTTCGGAATAAGAGCATCACCCCCATTACCATAGCCAGTTACGCCGCTCCGGAGCCTGAAAGCGCCCCAGTTCCGGAAATCGTCCAAGAACCGGAGACCCCGGAGGAACAACCCGAACCCCCGGCAGAGCCTGAGGCGCCGCCGAAACCCAGCCTGGCAGCCGCTCCCTCAGATCAGATGCCCGCTATAACCCTGGAGTTCTCCCATCCGGAGACCGGGCAGCTCGCAATCTACCGATCCACCTCCCCCATCACCTCCCTGGAGGTGATGAGCGAATCGGCGCTCTTGGTGGATACCGTCCAGGCCCAGGACGAACGCTACCTCGACTACGGAGTTCCCGGGATTCCATACTATTATGCCGTGGTTAACACCCAAGACCTTCAACAAGGAACCATCGCCTTTGTGCCCGGAGAAACTATTATCACCCAGCCGGTGACCATTCCCCTGGGAACCAGAATCTCCGGCCTCAGTCTTGCATCAGCCGATCCGGTACGGGAACAGGGCCTGCCCATTCTCAATCCGCGCCAGTCGTTTTTAACCGGAGGAGATTTTACCGATCCCGCAGCCATCCTCATGCCCCTGGCTGAACCCCTAGCGATCAGCCCTGCCACCCGAGACGCCATGACCAGTATGCTCCAGGCCTATAAACCAAACCCAACCAGACCCCTGGAACCCCTCATCCTACCCGAGGACCTCCAGGTACAGCCCGAGCAGTCCAAGGGCTTGGATCGGGTACTGGCAACCGTATTGGATCACTATTTCAGACAACGGGATTGGCAGGAAGCGGAATCACTGCTTACCAACCTGTTAACCCTTCCCCTGGAACAGGATAAACGAACCAAGGCGCTTTTTTACCGCGCCCAAGCCCGGTATTTTCAGGGGAATCTCCAGGTTAGTATTCTTGATTTCCTGTTGGTACGTGATGATTTGTATCTGGAAAGTTCGGCCTTCATCGACTCGGCTCTCATGACCCTCAGCGAGAGTTGA
- a CDS encoding alpha-amylase/4-alpha-glucanotransferase domain-containing protein, with protein sequence MRKSIQLLMGTVNTVPLGKSDSELEEIYQRYYRPFIKAIYRFPRLKATLYYSGILLGWIEKNHSEFLDVLGELVKRRQVELLGGGYYEPIYSLIPKTDTIGQIEMLTTYIRRQFGSRPRGVWIPEQIWEPDYPSAFRSAGMEFSFLGEEQFIEAGVEHRGIYAPLLTEYQGKTLLVFPLHTAVTNQLFTTGVDEFIETMLGSFPSYLDQPGDPVITLLWDGQAGDSLGDEDRSRWLEQLFEGIIEAQNRGDVSTWHPSRLSRLSEARGRVYFPPTAFKTLLRRYKSEGDLAAYENLSMPGLGRTGFYYSGMFRQALARYQEGNLLYGKMQFIHSLVNQVRGDRYRKQAAKEELWKGQSNVPFWFGPSGGIYNPSYRKPSYAALISAELLTREQGIFAPSIVTNDLDMDGLEECLFQGNDLNAYVHLRGGILFELDHLPVHWNYLDTLARHPEPNHTSQDEQFGYDVYPKKCFVDHFISPSQDFESFRNGSFEPKSRLIHQIFTIQDRTTDVAKTLKLELVTEGLVESSSGDQRGLEMRKSYSFEKGKLSVQYSLTNTGTDTLSTVFAPELNLAFASRDVSDLRIFRIAAGGQKEEVGPDPISLEHTQSMVFDDLHNKNSIRVELDKAAPIWSFPSLTRHRDKHGTHLSYQSSTLVIRTELNLQAGETWQGTYALRFSRDKRDKR encoded by the coding sequence ATGAGGAAATCGATTCAGCTACTCATGGGAACCGTAAACACAGTACCGCTTGGTAAGAGTGATTCGGAACTAGAAGAAATATACCAACGCTACTACCGCCCCTTCATCAAGGCTATCTACCGCTTTCCAAGGTTGAAGGCAACCCTGTACTATTCCGGGATCCTGCTAGGCTGGATCGAGAAGAATCATTCCGAGTTCCTAGATGTTCTCGGGGAGCTTGTAAAACGGCGCCAGGTTGAATTGCTGGGGGGTGGATACTACGAACCCATTTACTCCCTCATTCCGAAGACCGATACCATTGGGCAAATCGAGATGCTGACTACCTACATTCGGCGGCAGTTCGGCAGCCGTCCCCGGGGAGTATGGATCCCGGAACAGATTTGGGAACCCGACTATCCATCGGCCTTTCGTTCGGCAGGAATGGAGTTTAGTTTTCTGGGGGAGGAGCAGTTCATCGAAGCCGGAGTTGAGCACCGGGGGATCTATGCGCCTCTGTTAACCGAGTACCAAGGCAAGACCCTATTGGTGTTTCCCCTTCACACCGCTGTTACGAATCAGCTTTTTACTACCGGTGTGGATGAATTCATAGAAACTATGCTGGGATCCTTCCCCTCCTATCTTGATCAGCCCGGGGATCCGGTTATTACCCTGTTATGGGATGGCCAAGCAGGAGATTCCCTGGGGGATGAAGACCGCAGCCGTTGGCTGGAGCAGTTGTTTGAGGGAATCATTGAGGCGCAGAACCGGGGAGATGTATCCACCTGGCACCCCAGCAGGTTATCCCGGCTATCCGAGGCCCGGGGCAGGGTGTATTTTCCTCCCACGGCGTTTAAGACCCTTCTCCGGCGCTATAAGTCTGAGGGTGATTTAGCGGCCTATGAAAACCTCTCCATGCCCGGACTTGGCCGCACCGGTTTTTACTACAGCGGGATGTTCCGCCAGGCCCTGGCACGCTATCAGGAGGGGAATCTCCTCTACGGAAAGATGCAGTTCATTCATAGCCTGGTCAATCAGGTGCGGGGCGACCGATATAGAAAGCAGGCCGCCAAGGAAGAGCTTTGGAAGGGACAGAGCAATGTCCCGTTCTGGTTCGGTCCCAGCGGCGGCATCTACAATCCTTCCTACCGGAAACCCAGTTATGCGGCATTAATCTCAGCCGAGCTCCTGACCCGGGAGCAGGGGATCTTCGCCCCGTCCATCGTCACCAACGACTTAGATATGGACGGCCTGGAGGAATGTCTGTTTCAGGGAAATGACCTCAACGCCTATGTACATCTTCGGGGGGGCATTCTGTTCGAGTTGGATCATCTTCCCGTCCACTGGAACTACCTTGACACCCTCGCTCGCCATCCTGAACCGAACCATACCAGCCAGGATGAACAATTCGGGTACGATGTGTACCCGAAAAAATGTTTCGTAGATCATTTTATTTCCCCGAGCCAGGATTTTGAATCCTTCCGGAACGGCAGCTTCGAACCCAAGTCCCGTCTGATACATCAGATCTTCACCATCCAAGATCGGACCACGGATGTGGCAAAAACCCTCAAGCTTGAGCTTGTTACAGAGGGGCTGGTAGAGTCCTCTTCGGGAGATCAACGGGGGTTAGAAATGCGCAAGAGCTACAGCTTCGAAAAGGGTAAGCTCTCGGTGCAATACAGCCTCACCAACACCGGCACGGATACCTTATCGACGGTGTTCGCTCCGGAGCTCAATCTCGCCTTTGCCTCCCGGGATGTATCGGATCTTCGCATCTTCAGGATTGCAGCCGGTGGTCAGAAAGAAGAGGTCGGCCCGGATCCCATATCTCTGGAACATACCCAGAGCATGGTATTTGACGACCTGCATAACAAGAATTCCATCCGTGTAGAGCTTGATAAGGCAGCCCCGATTTGGAGCTTTCCCTCCTTAACCAGACACCGGGATAAACACGGAACCCATCTCTCCTACCAATCCTCCACCCTGGTTATTCGGACCGAGCTCAACCTACAGGCCGGTGAAACCTGGCAGGGTACCTATGCGCTGCGATTTTCCAGGGACAAACGGGACAAACGGTAG
- a CDS encoding 4Fe-4S dicluster domain-containing protein, translating into MSVVLGMGWRGLSGTILPGEHEVAQDWETSLPDQVVVPLYQLHAGHARCLVSPGDQVREGAIIGSPPPDGVAVHAPVPGRVLAITEITLPGNIPSQGVVIKTGGEFDILGRVPEPVDWQSLEPAELINTLVEMGVEDIRDQDRSFITRLRHMSGFQGQGAVIINFSPNEPLSKTHEQLLKTKPAALAQGCSILSKLFPRARIHAAVPSGLGRELRSLKAELRARGLAVKIRRVREDYPQAEPVLLTQAILGKEFHRSVNLEQHGVFILDVPVLFGIYEAVALRKPMIERYVTLAGDALSASRVVKARIGTRVGDIVGDAGGVKETPARVVYGGPLRGVGMESADTPLTKGYDSLILLTESRLFPRPGQAEPPGAEACFQCGLCALHCPMRLNPMRLYKLLDHGNPERAWREGLHACTGCGICSYICPADISLTQNLIRGRDSLGERKD; encoded by the coding sequence ATGAGTGTGGTTTTAGGAATGGGCTGGCGCGGCCTTTCCGGTACAATATTGCCAGGAGAACATGAGGTGGCTCAGGATTGGGAAACGTCACTTCCCGATCAGGTTGTCGTTCCCCTGTATCAGCTTCATGCTGGACATGCCCGATGCCTGGTCTCCCCGGGAGACCAGGTGCGGGAGGGGGCCATTATCGGTTCGCCCCCGCCGGATGGGGTGGCAGTTCATGCCCCGGTGCCCGGGCGGGTATTGGCGATTACCGAGATCACTCTTCCAGGTAACATTCCCTCCCAGGGTGTGGTTATTAAAACCGGAGGTGAGTTTGATATCCTCGGCAGGGTTCCCGAGCCTGTGGACTGGCAGAGTCTTGAACCAGCAGAGCTGATCAACACCCTGGTTGAAATGGGCGTAGAGGATATACGGGATCAGGACCGGTCGTTCATAACCCGCCTCCGGCATATGAGCGGGTTCCAGGGCCAGGGTGCGGTGATTATCAACTTCAGCCCAAATGAACCGCTTTCCAAAACCCATGAGCAGCTGCTTAAAACGAAGCCCGCAGCCCTGGCCCAGGGATGCAGCATCTTGTCAAAACTCTTTCCCAGGGCGCGGATTCATGCTGCCGTACCCTCGGGGTTGGGGCGGGAACTGCGGTCCTTAAAGGCTGAGCTGAGGGCTCGGGGGCTCGCGGTAAAGATCCGCCGGGTCCGGGAGGATTATCCCCAGGCTGAACCCGTCCTCCTGACCCAGGCGATTCTGGGAAAAGAGTTTCATCGGTCGGTAAACCTTGAGCAACACGGGGTGTTCATTTTGGATGTTCCGGTACTGTTCGGTATTTATGAAGCGGTAGCACTACGAAAACCCATGATCGAGCGGTATGTGACCCTGGCGGGTGACGCCCTTTCAGCCAGCAGGGTAGTAAAAGCTCGGATCGGCACCAGGGTAGGTGATATTGTGGGTGACGCCGGAGGGGTGAAGGAAACTCCCGCCCGGGTGGTGTACGGTGGACCTCTCCGGGGAGTCGGTATGGAAAGCGCAGATACTCCCCTGACCAAGGGCTATGACTCCCTCATCCTATTGACTGAATCACGGCTTTTTCCCCGGCCGGGACAGGCGGAACCCCCGGGTGCCGAGGCTTGTTTTCAATGCGGGTTATGCGCCCTGCACTGCCCGATGCGTCTGAATCCTATGCGGCTGTATAAACTGCTGGACCACGGAAACCCCGAGCGCGCTTGGCGGGAGGGACTTCACGCCTGTACCGGCTGCGGTATCTGTTCCTATATTTGTCCCGCCGACATATCCCTGACCCAAAATCTCATCCGGGGCCGGGACAGTCTGGGTGAAAGGAAGGACTAA
- a CDS encoding RnfABCDGE type electron transport complex subunit D — protein sequence MGDIRQSFFTSPQINGTLAKSGLFLTRLLVAGLLSTWGLVLFGLQALWVLGAAVLGYTGSEVVLARLRRGSPSRIAWMESLSGGLLLGLLFSPGIHPLIPLAAGVFAQVIIRWGFGGSTGMWMSPQLGGQAIAMIAWPLAFSQWTFPGGTILGSSGGVDAVTGGTTLSYLRQVGLSGTISRSPLQAMTASGETHGVDASVTEWLNRGLLNDLGINLPEGYAGRFLGFQGGAMGEISILLILVCSILLISRRAVYGRVSAWYLLTFGLGMFVFGGLESTGRLFTGDVLFHLINGGVLFIGFIFLPDLTSAPQTRLGQVIYAVVAAGLTLVFRLFGSPGVGAGFAALVAMILVPMLDIYVVPRVFGVQTRRMV from the coding sequence GTGGGCGACATACGACAATCGTTTTTTACCAGCCCCCAAATCAACGGAACCCTGGCAAAGTCCGGACTTTTCCTGACCCGGCTCCTGGTGGCCGGTCTGCTCTCTACCTGGGGGCTTGTCCTGTTTGGATTGCAGGCCCTCTGGGTGCTGGGTGCAGCGGTCCTAGGGTACACGGGTAGCGAGGTGGTCCTAGCTCGGTTACGGAGGGGTTCACCTTCCCGGATAGCATGGATGGAGAGCCTTTCGGGCGGTTTGCTCCTGGGACTGCTCTTTTCCCCGGGGATTCATCCCCTGATTCCCTTGGCTGCCGGGGTGTTCGCCCAGGTTATTATACGCTGGGGCTTCGGCGGCAGCACCGGGATGTGGATGAGTCCCCAACTGGGCGGCCAGGCTATTGCCATGATCGCCTGGCCTCTGGCTTTTTCGCAATGGACCTTCCCGGGCGGAACCATCCTGGGAAGTTCCGGGGGAGTCGATGCCGTGACCGGCGGAACCACCCTTTCGTACCTGAGGCAGGTCGGACTCTCCGGAACGATTAGCCGAAGTCCTCTTCAGGCCATGACGGCCAGCGGTGAAACCCACGGGGTGGATGCCTCGGTGACCGAATGGCTGAACAGGGGATTACTGAATGATCTCGGTATAAACCTGCCTGAAGGGTACGCAGGAAGATTTTTAGGATTCCAGGGCGGAGCCATGGGTGAGATATCCATTCTATTGATACTGGTATGTTCCATACTTCTTATCAGCCGGAGGGCTGTATACGGCAGGGTGTCTGCCTGGTACCTTCTTACCTTCGGCCTTGGCATGTTCGTTTTTGGGGGATTGGAATCCACGGGACGGCTGTTCACCGGGGATGTCCTGTTTCATCTGATAAACGGGGGTGTGCTGTTCATTGGATTCATATTTCTACCGGATTTAACCAGTGCACCCCAGACAAGGTTGGGACAGGTAATCTACGCGGTAGTAGCCGCCGGCCTCACCCTGGTATTCCGGTTATTCGGGAGCCCGGGAGTAGGGGCGGGGTTTGCCGCGTTAGTGGCCATGATTCTGGTTCCGATGCTTGATATTTATGTGGTACCCCGGGTCTTCGGTGTACAAACCCGGAGGATGGTATGA
- the prfB gene encoding peptide chain release factor 2 (programmed frameshift): MLEDLQAPIAELDQQITSTWRDLDPAGIRHTIAELESKTADPAFWDSRERAEKILQDIKRHRDRIEPWEALTRDMEDLRTLYDLAVSENDRDQEEEIRQLYDEARMGYEKLRILELLNGPQDDNPVFLTVHAGAGGTEANDWAAMLLRMYSRWAEQHGYGIQTLDYQEAEGGVKSVTLQLTGNYAFGYLRGETGVHRLVRISPFDSGGRRHTSFASVYVSPVLDDDIDVTIKPEDIRVDTYRAGGAGGQHVNKTDSAVRITHLETGIVVQCQNERSQHKNRDFAMKMLRSRLYEYYEEQRDKERQESAAEKKDISWGNQIRSYVFQPYTMVKDARTKTETGNIQAVMDGDLDPFIEAFLKQEWARKTGGSVRSNQ, encoded by the exons ATGCTTGAGGATCTTCAAGCCCCCATCGCTGAGCTAGACCAGCAGATTACCAGCACCTGGAGGGATCTT GACCCCGCGGGGATACGGCATACCATTGCAGAGTTAGAATCAAAAACAGCAGATCCCGCATTCTGGGATTCCAGGGAACGGGCAGAAAAAATTCTCCAGGATATAAAGCGTCACCGCGACCGCATTGAACCCTGGGAAGCCCTGACCCGGGATATGGAAGACCTCCGAACCCTCTACGACCTGGCCGTTTCCGAAAATGACCGGGATCAGGAAGAAGAAATCCGGCAGCTCTATGACGAAGCCCGGATGGGCTATGAAAAGCTGCGGATCCTGGAGCTTCTTAACGGCCCCCAGGATGATAATCCAGTATTCCTGACCGTCCATGCGGGTGCAGGCGGAACCGAGGCAAACGATTGGGCAGCCATGCTGCTTCGGATGTACAGCCGGTGGGCAGAACAGCACGGCTATGGAATTCAGACCCTGGATTACCAGGAGGCCGAGGGCGGGGTTAAATCCGTCACCCTCCAGCTTACCGGGAACTACGCCTTCGGCTACCTCCGAGGCGAGACGGGGGTGCATAGACTGGTTCGTATCAGTCCCTTCGACTCCGGGGGACGCAGGCATACCTCCTTTGCATCGGTGTATGTCTCGCCCGTATTGGATGACGACATTGATGTGACTATCAAGCCGGAGGATATCCGGGTTGATACCTACCGGGCCGGAGGAGCCGGAGGACAGCATGTTAATAAAACCGATTCGGCGGTGCGGATAACCCATCTTGAGACGGGAATCGTGGTTCAATGTCAAAACGAACGTAGTCAGCATAAAAACCGCGATTTTGCCATGAAGATGCTCCGCAGCCGGCTGTACGAGTATTACGAGGAGCAGCGGGATAAAGAACGCCAGGAATCCGCCGCAGAGAAGAAGGATATTTCCTGGGGTAACCAAATCCGATCCTATGTGTTTCAACCCTATACCATGGTCAAGGATGCCCGTACCAAGACCGAAACCGGGAACATCCAAGCCGTAATGGACGGGGATCTTGATCCCTTTATCGAGGCATTTCTCAAGCAGGAATGGGCCCGTAAAACCGGCGGAAGCGTTCGATCGAACCAGTAG